The following proteins are encoded in a genomic region of Gemmatimonadota bacterium:
- a CDS encoding ribosome maturation factor RimP has protein sequence MLIEDTLTHLILPLLNRRDVELVELAISGDYRRKIVRIFVDRPDGITIDECATLSRDIADILDTRDPIDSTYLLEVSSPGLTRPLKTDRDFERVVGKTLRLVVDGLGVAVGTLLQVKSDHLDVELQGERITIERAKIQKATVHFEL, from the coding sequence ATGCTTATCGAAGACACCCTGACCCATCTAATTCTTCCGCTTCTCAATCGTCGGGATGTCGAGTTGGTTGAATTGGCTATCTCTGGCGATTATAGACGAAAAATCGTCCGCATCTTTGTCGATCGTCCCGATGGTATTACAATTGACGAATGTGCTACACTCAGTCGAGATATTGCAGATATATTGGATACGCGAGATCCGATTGACAGCACATATCTGCTCGAAGTTTCATCTCCGGGCTTGACGCGCCCCTTAAAGACGGACCGCGATTTTGAGCGGGTGGTCGGCAAAACGTTGCGCCTTGTTGTGGATGGCCTCGGTGTTGCAGTTGGAACGCTCTTGCAGGTCAAATCCGATCATCTCGATGTCGAGCTACAGGGTGAACGAATCACTATTGAACGCGCAAAAATTCAGAAAGCCACTGTGCATTTTGAGTTGTAA
- the nusA gene encoding transcription termination factor NusA: MNYEVLEALRQIAQEKNVNRDLVIETLEMGLISAAKKRFGTGDNVEVNFDNNSGEIIVEAVKEIVADDSVEDPGIQIGVTQARKADTDAKVGGEVRLRLNFADFGRNAIQTTRQVLVQRVREAEREKIYEDYQGRIGEIISGTVQQISRGDILVNLGRTEAVIPLKEQIRKERYRQGDPVRAYLHDVLRTAKGPQVVLSRTHPAFLEKLFQLEVPEIYEGVIEIKAVSREPGVRAKIAVYSNDARIDPVGACVGMKGSRVQAVVRELSSERIDIVPWSDDEAIFLSRALNPATVRRVVIDRREKRMSAIVDDDQLSLAIGKEGQNARLASQLTGWHVDIMTETRYDEIQAERLATTVPLAEVAGTGQVTRDRLEASGIMSANDLVRVSLNTLLNVPGIGETTAEKLRETAQEIVNAKVSAYREEKALLQAEAEEAKSTENTSENDE; encoded by the coding sequence TTGAATTACGAAGTTCTCGAAGCGTTAAGGCAAATTGCCCAGGAAAAAAATGTCAACCGCGATCTGGTTATCGAAACCCTTGAAATGGGACTAATCTCTGCGGCAAAAAAGCGGTTTGGAACCGGGGATAATGTCGAAGTCAACTTCGACAACAACTCTGGAGAGATCATCGTTGAAGCGGTCAAAGAAATTGTTGCCGATGACTCAGTCGAAGACCCGGGAATCCAAATTGGCGTTACACAGGCGCGCAAAGCAGACACCGATGCAAAGGTCGGTGGGGAAGTGAGACTTCGCCTCAACTTTGCCGATTTTGGGCGCAATGCGATTCAAACGACAAGGCAGGTACTCGTCCAGAGAGTCAGGGAAGCCGAGCGCGAGAAAATCTACGAAGATTATCAGGGGCGTATTGGAGAAATTATTTCGGGAACTGTGCAGCAAATTAGTCGGGGCGATATTCTCGTCAATCTGGGGCGAACCGAAGCTGTTATTCCGCTTAAAGAGCAAATCAGAAAAGAACGCTATCGGCAGGGGGATCCCGTTCGTGCGTACTTGCACGATGTTTTGCGTACAGCCAAAGGTCCCCAGGTGGTATTGAGCCGTACACATCCCGCATTTCTCGAAAAGCTCTTCCAGCTTGAGGTTCCTGAAATTTATGAAGGTGTTATAGAAATAAAAGCCGTTTCTCGCGAACCGGGGGTGCGGGCCAAAATAGCTGTTTACTCTAATGATGCGCGTATTGATCCCGTGGGGGCTTGCGTGGGTATGAAAGGCTCGCGCGTACAGGCTGTGGTGCGTGAATTGAGTAGCGAACGCATAGATATTGTGCCCTGGAGTGACGACGAAGCGATCTTTTTGTCACGTGCGTTGAACCCCGCCACAGTTCGCCGCGTGGTGATTGACCGGCGTGAAAAACGCATGTCGGCTATCGTCGATGATGATCAGCTTTCTCTGGCTATTGGAAAAGAGGGCCAGAATGCGCGTTTGGCATCACAGTTGACTGGCTGGCACGTCGATATCATGACTGAAACCCGTTATGACGAAATACAAGCTGAACGCCTGGCTACAACAGTGCCATTGGCCGAAGTAGCCGGCACTGGTCAAGTGACGCGAGACCGCCTTGAAGCCTCGGGTATTATGTCTGCCAATGACCTCGTCCGTGTATCCTTAAATACGTTGCTCAATGTGCCTGGCATCGGCGAAACGACGGCTGAAAAATTGCGAGAGACCGCACAGGAAATTGTCAATGCAAAAGTATCTGCTTACCGCGAAGAAAAAGCGCTTTTACAAGCAGAGGCAGAGGAAGCAAAATCCACTGAAAACACATCTGAAAATGACGAATGA